Proteins encoded together in one Marinobacter sp. Arc7-DN-1 window:
- a CDS encoding diguanylate cyclase, translating to MSLIMRLFAILSLSLFPALATANSGSLRTGCPTLEATDSGARNSLMQYICFYSAPPGEPAHNASRPEQLPENLAWTPAHGRDLVFSATKSVYWIHLHIRNSGAERSLWYLKLNYPLLDEITFWQTGDDTTESIVTGDQHPFSSRGIDYRYFLLPVTLDAGETRSITLRVHSSGALNVPLSLETPAEVIAGSNHLTLTHGLFYGALLVFAVFNLLLFFSSGTAYYFYNAFYMAALGLFLFAMGGFANQYFWPNSTGFANMSIPLSLTLSALAMTLFGRSFLEVSRGTTSETALKTLAWSCVGFLALTLVLPYSKTIVLNTVLALTVISSLFVIAAVRWKQGYQPALWYLLAWLVMLIGGLIYALAAFGYLTDFLAREALMQFAVGGQVILLNYAMVQRWRLLNQKLLEVEHNARTELEFKVHERTAQLRSIMRELEKANRQLSALSTNDALTGLHNRRHLDNIFPELCAEARRTGHTLTLALVDADHFKTINDTWGHSFGDACLQFIAEMLTRHVKRPRDIAIRFGGEEFALLLPETDAAGARKVCETLLADIANTPLTSPDGTEIRITLSAGIASLSAGESQNQLFERADEALYAAKSEGRNRALFSEATELA from the coding sequence ATGTCGCTGATTATGCGCCTGTTTGCCATCCTGAGTCTTTCGCTGTTCCCTGCCCTGGCAACGGCAAATTCCGGCTCACTCAGGACCGGGTGTCCGACGCTTGAGGCAACGGACAGCGGAGCGCGCAATTCGCTGATGCAGTACATCTGCTTCTACAGTGCGCCGCCCGGCGAACCTGCCCACAATGCATCCAGGCCCGAGCAACTTCCGGAGAATCTTGCATGGACACCGGCACATGGCCGGGACCTGGTCTTCAGCGCCACGAAATCGGTGTACTGGATTCATCTGCATATCCGGAACTCCGGGGCGGAGCGTAGCCTGTGGTACCTGAAACTCAACTACCCCCTGCTCGATGAAATCACCTTCTGGCAAACGGGGGATGATACTACAGAGTCCATCGTAACCGGGGATCAGCACCCGTTTTCTTCTCGTGGGATAGACTACCGGTATTTTCTGCTGCCCGTCACACTGGATGCCGGCGAAACCCGCTCGATTACCCTCAGGGTTCACAGCAGCGGAGCACTGAATGTTCCGCTGAGCCTGGAAACCCCGGCGGAAGTGATTGCCGGCAGCAATCACCTGACCCTGACCCACGGACTGTTCTACGGGGCGTTACTGGTGTTTGCCGTGTTCAATCTGCTGCTTTTCTTCAGCTCCGGAACGGCTTACTACTTTTACAACGCCTTTTATATGGCCGCCCTCGGGCTGTTTCTGTTTGCCATGGGCGGGTTTGCCAACCAGTATTTCTGGCCCAATAGTACTGGCTTTGCCAACATGTCCATTCCCCTGTCCCTGACCCTTTCCGCGCTGGCCATGACACTTTTTGGCCGTTCATTCCTGGAAGTCTCCAGGGGAACCACCTCGGAAACCGCGCTGAAAACCCTGGCCTGGTCCTGCGTCGGATTTCTTGCGCTGACGCTGGTTCTGCCGTATAGCAAAACCATTGTGCTGAACACCGTGCTGGCACTGACCGTCATTTCAAGCCTCTTTGTCATCGCTGCTGTTCGCTGGAAACAGGGCTATCAGCCGGCCCTGTGGTACCTTCTGGCCTGGCTGGTGATGCTGATTGGCGGGCTGATCTATGCACTGGCGGCGTTCGGCTATCTGACCGACTTCCTGGCCCGGGAAGCGCTGATGCAGTTTGCGGTCGGTGGACAGGTCATTCTTCTGAACTATGCCATGGTGCAACGGTGGCGGCTGCTCAATCAGAAGTTGCTGGAAGTGGAGCATAACGCACGCACCGAGCTTGAGTTCAAAGTGCATGAGCGTACCGCACAACTGAGGAGCATCATGCGGGAGCTTGAAAAGGCCAACCGCCAGCTGTCGGCGCTGAGCACGAACGATGCCCTGACCGGCCTGCACAACCGAAGGCACCTGGATAACATTTTCCCTGAATTATGTGCCGAGGCGCGCCGCACGGGCCATACACTGACCCTGGCATTGGTAGATGCCGATCATTTCAAAACAATCAACGACACCTGGGGCCACAGCTTTGGAGACGCCTGCCTTCAGTTTATTGCCGAAATGCTGACCCGGCATGTGAAACGCCCGCGGGATATTGCTATCCGGTTTGGCGGCGAGGAGTTCGCGCTCCTGCTGCCGGAAACAGACGCGGCCGGAGCACGAAAAGTCTGCGAGACATTGCTCGCAGACATCGCCAATACACCACTGACATCACCCGATGGAACCGAGATCAGGATCACCCTAAGTGCGGGCATTGCCTCCCTGAGTGCCGGCGAAAGCCAGAATCAGCTTTTCGAGCGGGCAGATGAAGCCCTCTATGCCGCGAAAAGTGAGGGCCGCAACCGCGCGCTGTTTTCTGAAGCAACCGAATTGGCGTAG
- the ccoG gene encoding cytochrome c oxidase accessory protein CcoG, translating into MSSEIPVKQVDPSSDPSGDNNKSGTVELYASRKKIYVKEVKGSFQRIRNVSLTMLMGMYFLFVWITLDGQPLIYFNLPAREFHLFGVTFFPKDFILLSGTLIIAAFGLFFVTTLFGRVWCGYTCPQTVWTFIFMWVEERIEGSRNKRMKLDKSPRSAGKLVKKSAKHAVWLLIALATGLTFVGYFYPIRELLGDLFTLQANGWAYFWVGFFTVATYLNAGWMREQVCLYMCPYARFQSVMFDPDTRVVSYDPNRGEPRGGRKKGVDPAEVGLGDCIDCGQCVQVCPTGIDIRDGLQYECIGCALCIDACDEIMDKMNYPRGLIRYTTENQLEGKASKLMRPRTFGYGAVLSLMIAAIMFTIATRVPAQLDVLRDRGALYSFNGEGRIENSYTLKIANMSEVPQTFSLSVTGMEDIRILTETKVTVESGENRSMPTVVDVPPESIVESNSEILFRAQSETDTSLNLETESRFVGPTR; encoded by the coding sequence ATGAGCAGTGAGATCCCGGTCAAACAGGTTGACCCATCCTCTGATCCCTCCGGCGACAACAATAAATCCGGAACCGTCGAACTCTACGCCAGCCGCAAGAAAATTTACGTAAAGGAAGTTAAAGGCTCCTTTCAGCGAATCCGGAATGTCAGCCTGACCATGTTGATGGGCATGTATTTCCTGTTTGTCTGGATTACGCTTGACGGGCAACCACTGATTTATTTCAATCTGCCAGCCCGCGAATTTCACCTCTTCGGCGTTACCTTCTTTCCCAAGGACTTTATTCTGCTTTCGGGCACGCTGATTATCGCCGCCTTCGGTCTGTTCTTCGTCACAACTCTGTTCGGCCGGGTCTGGTGCGGCTATACCTGCCCGCAAACCGTCTGGACCTTTATCTTCATGTGGGTCGAGGAACGGATCGAGGGCAGCCGTAACAAGCGCATGAAGCTGGACAAATCTCCCCGATCAGCCGGGAAACTGGTCAAAAAGTCCGCCAAACACGCCGTCTGGCTGTTGATTGCCCTTGCCACCGGCCTGACCTTTGTTGGCTACTTCTACCCTATTCGCGAGCTGCTGGGCGACCTTTTCACATTACAGGCAAATGGCTGGGCCTACTTCTGGGTTGGTTTTTTCACCGTTGCCACTTACCTGAATGCGGGCTGGATGCGGGAGCAGGTCTGCCTCTACATGTGCCCATATGCCCGCTTCCAGTCGGTGATGTTTGACCCCGACACCCGTGTCGTTTCATATGATCCGAACCGGGGCGAGCCAAGGGGTGGCCGCAAGAAGGGCGTTGATCCTGCAGAAGTCGGCCTGGGTGATTGCATTGACTGCGGTCAGTGCGTGCAGGTCTGCCCCACAGGTATTGATATCAGGGACGGGCTGCAATACGAATGCATCGGCTGCGCATTGTGTATTGATGCCTGCGACGAAATCATGGACAAGATGAATTACCCGAGGGGACTGATTCGCTATACCACAGAGAACCAACTGGAAGGCAAGGCGTCAAAGCTCATGAGGCCTCGTACCTTTGGTTATGGCGCGGTGCTGTCATTGATGATCGCGGCGATTATGTTCACCATTGCAACCCGGGTTCCGGCCCAACTGGATGTACTGCGTGACCGCGGCGCCCTCTACAGCTTTAACGGCGAAGGCCGGATTGAAAACTCCTACACGCTGAAAATTGCGAACATGTCCGAGGTGCCCCAGACCTTCTCCCTGTCCGTGACCGGCATGGAAGACATCCGGATTCTTACCGAAACCAAAGTCACGGTGGAAAGCGGGGAAAACCGGTCAATGCCTACGGTTGTTGACGTGCCGCCGGAATCCATCGTGGAATCGAATAGCGAAATCCTGTTCAGGGCCCAATCGGAAACAGATACTTCTCTGAACCTTGAAACTGAAAGCCGGTTTGTTGGTCCAACGCGCTGA
- a CDS encoding FixH family protein, whose protein sequence is MTTETQTGPWYRQPWLWFLLMFPAASIVYCAIAITVSLNMDNSLVTDDWSKQGRGINMSIARDEKAANLSMEAQIDFNKRNVTINLNTADGPADFPYLVLNLFHPTLSGQDRIVQFKQIAPGKFVGQLHEDIKGRWYYDLRGPANEWRLKGETQLPSKSGITVKAAEYAQG, encoded by the coding sequence ATGACTACTGAAACACAAACAGGCCCCTGGTATCGTCAACCCTGGCTCTGGTTCCTGCTTATGTTCCCCGCAGCGTCAATCGTTTATTGCGCCATCGCGATTACGGTTTCCCTGAATATGGATAATTCGTTGGTGACGGACGACTGGTCCAAGCAAGGCCGCGGTATCAATATGTCCATTGCACGGGACGAGAAAGCTGCCAACCTGAGTATGGAAGCCCAGATTGATTTCAACAAACGGAACGTCACCATCAACCTGAATACCGCTGATGGCCCTGCGGATTTTCCGTATCTCGTCCTTAACCTGTTTCATCCCACTCTGTCGGGCCAGGACCGTATCGTCCAGTTCAAACAGATTGCCCCGGGCAAGTTCGTCGGCCAGCTTCATGAAGACATTAAAGGCCGCTGGTACTACGACCTTCGGGGGCCAGCCAATGAATGGCGCCTGAAGGGCGAAACCCAGCTACCCTCGAAAAGCGGAATCACGGTCAAAGCTGCGGAGTATGCCCAAGGTTGA
- a CDS encoding elongation factor P hydroxylase encodes MLFNDLFREAYRTELVKGSDEPEYIPESGPNRPARVVFAHGYYASALHEISHWCIAGEYRRTLHDYGYWYCPDGRTPQQQQAFEQVEVKPQAIEWLFSLASGSRFHISVDNLSGGGASNEERFRRNVRTQASEFLERGLPTRAQAFFCALATFYGTGEILGERWREDARRIAPLYSESGHLQEN; translated from the coding sequence ATGCTGTTTAATGACCTGTTCCGGGAAGCATACCGGACCGAGTTGGTTAAAGGCAGCGATGAACCTGAATACATACCGGAGAGCGGGCCGAATCGGCCGGCACGGGTCGTTTTTGCTCACGGCTATTATGCCAGTGCTTTACATGAAATAAGCCACTGGTGTATTGCTGGTGAGTACCGGCGCACACTTCATGACTATGGTTACTGGTACTGTCCGGATGGCCGTACACCGCAACAGCAACAGGCATTCGAGCAGGTGGAAGTGAAACCCCAGGCCATCGAATGGTTGTTTTCCCTGGCCTCGGGGTCCCGCTTCCACATCAGTGTGGACAACCTTTCCGGAGGTGGCGCCTCAAATGAAGAGCGCTTCCGCCGGAATGTGCGGACGCAGGCGAGCGAGTTCCTGGAACGCGGGCTGCCGACCCGTGCACAGGCTTTTTTTTGCGCGCTGGCAACATTTTATGGAACCGGAGAAATCCTCGGGGAGCGCTGGCGTGAAGATGCCCGGCGCATCGCTCCGTTATACTCTGAATCAGGACATTTGCAGGAAAACTGA
- the dsbD gene encoding protein-disulfide reductase DsbD, with protein MKRQWANPLTLILAFALFLSTANPAWALGTGGSSLFGGQGNEFLPVDEALPFSFATDNGSVVLTWEITPGHYLYRDRISVEATDPGVRIGDPVYSRPGTDIEDDFFGKSTVFFDPVEARVPVTLPEGVREAQLQVTYQGCAKAGLCYPPQTRDVLFYRGSPSAGSQTVSTGGVDGTANQGPVNTETATGLAGFLAGQSTLVIAGVFLLLGLGLTFTPCVLPMVPIISTLVSGRNTSTTGHALLLSCSYVLGMALTYAAAGVLTGLLGASFNLQSQLQSPWVLSIFALMFVIFALSMFDLFEIQLPRFIREPLNDASHRLTGSRVVSIFGIGALSALVVSPCVSAPLAGSLLYISTTQDAVIGGIALFALGLGMGIPLILVAVGGRKVLPTTGHWMTAVKHFYGVMLLAVAIWLVERLVPGWLALTLWGLLIAITGVQIGAFDAAKAGWERTRKGLGLVLFAYGLALLAGAVSGANDPFKPLAPFTTASASAGYGGTASAQHADFQRVEQPAEIRAMLRQAREQERPVVLDFYADWCISCKVMERNVFSQPDVIQALAPFTLLQIDITDNTPEQQAMLDELGLFGPPAILFYRSDGEELPQRRVLGEMNRDEFLSHLRKLRPEV; from the coding sequence ATGAAACGCCAATGGGCGAACCCACTAACTCTGATCCTGGCATTCGCCCTGTTCCTGTCAACAGCCAACCCGGCCTGGGCACTGGGCACCGGCGGGAGTTCCCTGTTCGGCGGTCAGGGCAACGAATTTCTCCCGGTAGACGAAGCTCTGCCATTCAGCTTCGCAACCGACAATGGCAGCGTGGTGCTGACCTGGGAAATCACCCCTGGCCACTATCTATACCGTGACAGGATCAGCGTTGAGGCCACGGACCCGGGCGTCCGCATTGGCGACCCGGTATACTCCAGGCCCGGCACGGACATTGAAGACGATTTTTTTGGAAAATCCACCGTATTCTTTGACCCGGTGGAAGCCCGGGTTCCGGTCACGCTGCCCGAAGGCGTTCGGGAAGCCCAACTGCAGGTGACTTATCAGGGTTGCGCAAAGGCCGGCTTGTGTTACCCGCCCCAGACCCGGGACGTCCTGTTCTACCGGGGTAGCCCCAGTGCCGGATCCCAGACTGTTTCCACCGGAGGTGTCGACGGCACCGCAAACCAGGGACCGGTGAACACCGAGACCGCGACGGGCCTTGCGGGCTTCCTCGCTGGGCAGTCCACCCTAGTGATTGCCGGCGTCTTTCTGCTCCTTGGCCTGGGGCTGACTTTTACGCCCTGTGTTCTGCCCATGGTGCCGATCATTTCAACGCTGGTTTCCGGCAGAAATACCTCTACCACCGGCCATGCCCTGCTCCTTTCATGCAGCTATGTTCTGGGTATGGCGTTGACCTATGCCGCAGCCGGGGTTCTGACCGGCTTGCTCGGTGCCAGCTTTAACCTGCAGTCGCAACTGCAATCGCCCTGGGTGTTGAGCATATTCGCCCTGATGTTCGTGATATTTGCGCTCTCCATGTTCGATCTGTTCGAGATTCAGCTGCCCCGGTTTATCCGCGAACCTCTCAACGATGCCAGCCATCGTCTCACGGGCAGCCGGGTTGTCAGCATATTCGGCATCGGCGCACTGTCGGCATTGGTCGTTTCTCCGTGCGTGTCGGCCCCGCTGGCCGGCAGCCTCCTTTATATCTCTACAACCCAGGATGCCGTCATCGGAGGTATCGCCCTCTTCGCGCTTGGCCTCGGGATGGGAATTCCACTGATTCTGGTTGCCGTTGGCGGCCGAAAAGTGCTGCCAACCACCGGGCACTGGATGACGGCGGTAAAACACTTCTATGGCGTTATGTTGCTGGCGGTGGCGATCTGGCTGGTTGAACGCCTGGTGCCGGGCTGGCTGGCGCTGACGCTGTGGGGGCTGCTGATTGCCATCACCGGTGTTCAGATCGGGGCGTTTGATGCGGCAAAGGCAGGCTGGGAACGCACGCGCAAAGGCCTTGGCCTGGTTCTGTTTGCCTACGGCCTGGCCCTGCTTGCCGGTGCGGTCAGCGGCGCCAACGACCCGTTCAAACCACTGGCACCCTTTACCACGGCAAGCGCATCCGCCGGATACGGTGGCACGGCCAGTGCGCAGCACGCGGATTTTCAGCGGGTGGAACAGCCTGCTGAAATAAGGGCCATGCTCAGACAAGCCCGGGAGCAGGAACGTCCGGTGGTACTGGACTTCTACGCCGACTGGTGCATTTCCTGCAAGGTCATGGAGCGCAACGTCTTCAGCCAGCCGGATGTCATTCAGGCTCTCGCCCCCTTCACGCTGCTGCAGATCGACATAACGGACAACACGCCCGAGCAGCAGGCCATGCTTGATGAACTGGGCCTGTTCGGGCCGCCGGCTATTCTGTTCTACCGCAGCGACGGCGAGGAGTTGCCCCAACGGAGGGTGCTGGGTGAGATGAACCGCGACGAGTTCCTGAGCCACCTCCGGAAGCTGCGCCCGGAAGTCTAA
- the ccoN gene encoding cytochrome-c oxidase, cbb3-type subunit I has translation MSTVNANLTYNYKVVRQFAIMTVVWGIVGMALGVLIAAQLVWPSLNLDLPFTHFGRLRPLHTNAVIFGFGGSALFATAYYVVQRTCQARLISDGLAAFTFWGWQAIIVSAAITLPLGLTTSKEYAELEWPIDIAIAVVWVSYALVFFGTIMKRSTPHIYVANWFYGAFIITVAFLHIGNNMALPASAFKSYSAYAGVTDAMMQWWYGHNAVGFFLTAGFLGMMYYFVPKQANRPVYSYRLSIVHFWALIATYVWAGGHHLHYSALPDWAQTAGMVMSLILLAPSWGGMINGMMTLSGAWHKLRTDPILRFLVVSLSFYGMSTFEGPMMSIKTVNALSHNTDWTIGHVHSGALGWVAMISIGAVYHLIPKLWGVRAMYSTSLINAHFWLATVGTVLYIVAMWVNGIMQGLMWRAVNQDGTLTYSFVEALEASYPGYFVRFLGGVIFLAGMLVMAYNVYMTVRQKDAVAQDNAATQLA, from the coding sequence ATGAGCACAGTAAATGCAAACCTGACATACAACTACAAGGTGGTGAGACAATTCGCCATCATGACAGTGGTATGGGGTATTGTAGGTATGGCGCTGGGTGTGCTGATTGCAGCACAGCTGGTCTGGCCGTCCCTCAACCTCGACCTGCCCTTTACCCACTTCGGCCGTCTCCGGCCGCTGCATACCAACGCCGTCATCTTCGGCTTTGGTGGAAGTGCCTTGTTCGCCACCGCCTATTATGTGGTGCAGCGTACGTGTCAGGCCCGCCTGATTTCAGATGGACTGGCAGCGTTCACCTTCTGGGGCTGGCAGGCGATCATCGTTTCGGCAGCCATCACTCTGCCGCTTGGCCTTACCACTTCCAAGGAATACGCCGAACTGGAATGGCCGATCGATATTGCCATCGCAGTTGTCTGGGTCAGTTACGCCCTGGTGTTCTTCGGAACCATCATGAAGCGCAGCACCCCGCACATCTACGTGGCCAACTGGTTCTACGGCGCGTTTATCATCACTGTGGCCTTCCTGCATATTGGCAACAACATGGCGTTGCCCGCCAGTGCTTTCAAGTCCTACTCTGCCTATGCCGGTGTCACCGACGCCATGATGCAGTGGTGGTATGGTCACAACGCCGTGGGCTTCTTCCTGACTGCCGGCTTCCTGGGCATGATGTACTACTTCGTCCCCAAGCAGGCCAACCGTCCGGTTTACTCCTACCGTCTGTCCATCGTTCACTTCTGGGCACTGATCGCGACCTATGTCTGGGCCGGTGGTCACCACCTGCACTACTCTGCTCTGCCGGATTGGGCCCAAACTGCGGGCATGGTTATGTCCCTGATCCTGCTTGCGCCTTCGTGGGGCGGCATGATCAACGGCATGATGACCCTATCAGGTGCCTGGCACAAACTGCGCACCGACCCGATCCTGCGTTTCCTGGTGGTTTCCCTGTCCTTCTACGGTATGTCTACGTTTGAAGGCCCGATGATGTCCATCAAGACGGTGAACGCGCTTTCTCACAACACTGACTGGACCATCGGCCATGTTCACTCCGGTGCCCTGGGCTGGGTTGCCATGATCAGTATCGGTGCGGTTTACCACCTGATTCCCAAGCTCTGGGGAGTCCGGGCCATGTACAGCACCAGCCTGATCAACGCTCATTTCTGGCTTGCGACAGTAGGCACCGTGCTTTACATCGTCGCCATGTGGGTTAATGGCATCATGCAGGGCCTGATGTGGCGCGCAGTTAACCAGGACGGCACGCTGACCTACAGTTTCGTTGAAGCACTGGAAGCCTCGTACCCGGGCTATTTCGTCCGCTTCCTCGGTGGCGTTATCTTCCTGGCCGGCATGCTCGTCATGGCCTACAACGTCTACATGACCGTGCGCCAGAAAGACGCGGTTGCGCAAGACAATGCGGCAACACAGCTTGCGTAA
- a CDS encoding cbb3-type cytochrome oxidase subunit 3: MDINELRGIHTLLVMAVFFGIVWWAYSAHRKKANEEAAHLPFDDDDVEKRTLEQEKTEKKQ, encoded by the coding sequence ATGGATATTAATGAGTTACGCGGCATTCACACTCTTCTGGTAATGGCGGTTTTTTTTGGAATCGTCTGGTGGGCCTACAGCGCCCACCGCAAGAAGGCCAACGAGGAGGCAGCCCATCTGCCCTTCGACGATGACGACGTGGAAAAGCGTACGCTCGAACAGGAAAAAACGGAGAAGAAACAATGA
- the tusA gene encoding sulfurtransferase TusA: protein MRASEYDAELDARGLFCPEPVMMLHNRINDVEPGGVLRVVATDPSTTRDIPRFCQFLGHELVGRAESGDLFIYLIRRGT from the coding sequence TTGAGAGCATCTGAGTACGACGCTGAACTGGACGCCCGTGGTCTTTTCTGCCCGGAACCGGTGATGATGTTACACAATCGCATAAACGATGTGGAGCCTGGTGGCGTCTTGCGGGTCGTTGCCACGGATCCCTCCACCACACGGGATATTCCAAGATTCTGCCAGTTCCTGGGGCATGAATTGGTCGGTCGGGCGGAGTCCGGCGATCTGTTCATCTACCTGATACGCAGAGGCACATAG
- a CDS encoding antibiotic biosynthesis monooxygenase family protein, with the protein MIRVLIERHIAESLESAYEERSRMVLQQAVSAPGFISGETLIDSHDPNHRITLANWRSEADWDRWFHSEERRDLMLELVPMMDHEEHITVLEQSAF; encoded by the coding sequence ATGATCCGGGTTCTGATTGAACGTCACATTGCTGAATCACTGGAATCAGCCTACGAAGAGCGCTCTCGCATGGTTTTGCAGCAGGCGGTCAGCGCCCCCGGCTTCATTTCGGGAGAAACACTGATCGACAGTCACGACCCCAATCACCGTATTACCCTGGCAAACTGGCGGTCCGAGGCAGACTGGGACCGCTGGTTTCACTCCGAGGAACGCCGTGACCTCATGCTTGAATTAGTTCCCATGATGGACCACGAGGAGCACATCACTGTTCTGGAGCAGAGCGCCTTTTAA
- the ccoO gene encoding cytochrome-c oxidase, cbb3-type subunit II, giving the protein MKHEIVEKNIGLMIVLIVLTISGGFLAEVVPLFFQKSVNEPVEGLEPLSALELEGRDIYIREGCHVCHTQQIRPFRAETERYGHYSVAGEFVYDRPFLWGSKRTGPDLARVGGRYSDAWQRQHLYNPRSVVPESNMPAFPWLFEDQVDHTKTAAKLETLQTLGVPYTDEQITNASAQVEGKFEIEALVAYLQQLGTVISEKR; this is encoded by the coding sequence ATGAAACACGAAATTGTTGAAAAAAATATTGGTCTGATGATCGTACTGATCGTCCTGACCATCAGCGGTGGCTTTCTTGCCGAAGTAGTCCCCCTGTTCTTCCAGAAGAGCGTAAATGAGCCAGTGGAGGGCCTTGAGCCCCTGTCCGCGCTAGAGCTGGAAGGCCGGGATATCTATATCCGTGAAGGCTGCCACGTGTGCCATACCCAGCAGATCCGCCCGTTCCGTGCGGAAACCGAACGGTATGGCCATTACTCTGTCGCGGGCGAGTTCGTATACGACCGCCCGTTCCTGTGGGGTTCCAAGCGTACCGGCCCGGATCTCGCCCGCGTAGGTGGTCGTTATTCCGACGCCTGGCAACGCCAGCACCTTTACAATCCGCGCAGCGTGGTACCCGAATCGAATATGCCAGCGTTCCCGTGGCTGTTTGAGGACCAGGTAGACCATACCAAGACCGCCGCGAAGCTGGAGACTCTCCAGACTCTGGGCGTGCCCTACACCGACGAGCAGATTACCAACGCATCCGCTCAGGTTGAAGGCAAATTTGAAATTGAGGCTCTGGTCGCATACCTGCAACAGCTGGGTACAGTGATTTCAGAAAAACGGTGA
- the ccoP gene encoding cytochrome-c oxidase, cbb3-type subunit III produces MSTFWSIWISVIVLGTVFGCWWLLWATRKSQTTDSETDRTMGHSFDGIEEYDNPLPKWWFYLFLATCIFALGYLALYPGLGNWKGLLGWTSTNQWEAEVAAAEDKYGEIYAQFGQTPVPQLAENSDAMKIGQRLFANNCSVCHGSAARGQVGFPNLTDDNWLWGGTPDAILTTLHKGRMGNMPAKGTMPSMTNEQVDQVVNYVLSFSGREQDAEAAKAGEQVFAQACVACHGQDGKGNQAMGAPNLTDNTWLYGSNYEWIKETVMNGRQNQMPAQQGRLSEDQIQILAAYVYSLSN; encoded by the coding sequence ATGAGTACCTTCTGGAGCATCTGGATCAGTGTGATCGTGCTCGGTACCGTTTTTGGCTGCTGGTGGCTGCTTTGGGCAACCCGTAAAAGCCAGACGACCGATAGCGAAACCGACCGTACTATGGGCCATTCCTTCGATGGCATTGAGGAATACGATAATCCCCTGCCCAAGTGGTGGTTCTATCTGTTCCTCGCTACCTGTATTTTCGCGCTCGGCTACCTTGCCCTGTACCCTGGTCTTGGCAACTGGAAAGGCCTTCTGGGCTGGACTTCCACGAATCAGTGGGAAGCCGAAGTTGCCGCAGCTGAAGACAAGTACGGCGAGATTTATGCCCAGTTCGGCCAGACGCCGGTTCCGCAGCTGGCGGAAAACAGCGATGCCATGAAAATCGGCCAGCGCCTGTTTGCCAACAACTGTTCGGTCTGCCACGGCTCTGCAGCCCGCGGCCAGGTTGGCTTCCCGAACCTGACGGATGACAACTGGCTCTGGGGTGGCACGCCTGACGCTATCCTGACAACCCTGCACAAGGGCCGCATGGGTAACATGCCCGCCAAAGGCACCATGCCCAGCATGACCAACGAGCAGGTTGATCAGGTTGTTAACTACGTCCTGAGCTTCAGCGGGCGGGAACAGGATGCCGAGGCTGCGAAAGCGGGCGAACAGGTCTTCGCTCAGGCCTGTGTGGCCTGTCACGGTCAGGACGGCAAGGGCAATCAGGCCATGGGCGCCCCCAACCTGACAGACAACACCTGGCTGTACGGATCCAACTACGAGTGGATCAAGGAAACCGTGATGAATGGCCGTCAGAATCAGATGCCCGCTCAGCAGGGTCGCCTCTCAGAGGATCAGATTCAGATTCTGGCAGCTTACGTATACAGCCTGTCTAACTGA